The Staphylococcus sp. KG4-3 genome has a window encoding:
- the rlmH gene encoding 23S rRNA (pseudouridine(1915)-N(3))-methyltransferase RlmH gives MKITILTVGKLKEKYWKQAIAEYEKRLGAYSKIEVIEVPDEKAPENMSDKEVEQVKEKEGQRLLAKVKPQSTVITLEIKGNMLTSEGLAKEIEGRMTRGQSDFTFIIGGSNGLHKDVLDRSDYALSFSKMTFPHQMMRVILIEQIYRAFKIMRGEAYHK, from the coding sequence ATGAAGATTACGATACTAACAGTAGGTAAATTAAAAGAAAAATACTGGAAACAAGCAATCGCAGAATATGAAAAACGTTTAGGAGCATACTCCAAAATTGAAGTTATAGAAGTTCCTGACGAAAAAGCACCTGAAAATATGAGCGACAAAGAAGTTGAGCAAGTGAAGGAGAAAGAAGGCCAACGCTTATTAGCAAAAGTGAAACCTCAGTCAACTGTCATAACACTTGAAATCAAAGGCAATATGCTGACCTCTGAAGGATTAGCTAAAGAAATCGAAGGGCGAATGACTAGAGGACAAAGTGACTTCACCTTTATTATTGGTGGATCCAACGGCTTACATAAAGACGTGCTAGACCGTAGCGACTATGCATTATCCTTCAGTAAAATGACCTTCCCACATCAAATGATGCGCGTCATATTGATAGAACAGATCTACCGTGCATTTAAGATTATGCGTGGGGAAGCGTATCACAAATAA
- a CDS encoding AAA family ATPase, producing MLNKLENVSYKSFDNYTSNDNLTKVNIFFGRNGSGKSSLSEWLRRLDNEKSVIFNTSYLKSNIEQVEEIDGVSLVIGEESINHSDQIKHLKGAINNLENFITRKDNEIMHSKKRIYDKMNIRLNEARKKFEIDSNVVKQKRNADKDPVNAFYSWKKNANDIIEETTIESLDELEERITSKEVLLNNIKTPILAFDYDEFSNMVKLLMKEVIKPTSSVSYKVSKWLKDGLEIHNMQSKEETCEFCGNIFDVELLKESIDVRIKNEYNYLIGNLNNYKTKINESLSNLEDLNIDIDLVDYSNQKEELIRLLHILEDKEVKTYEHLEYPMDNWESINIIDNIVNSYIENLKKEIQNDKKIRDSIADFVKSWIGKKLKNDEEIQMEISNINSNSKQIKESEECITENDDWITKLKTNSSNLKQFSEIVNKRFETLDINIELEPNIEIKSYRVLHRVTKEKLKLVDLSEGEKRLIGFLHFYYNLFMIADSEMKENIEYIIIDDPITSLDTENRYHLTKIINQFIELSKSVNKQVFVFTHSSFDFHNFAFKGKNNTKETSYWYIEKIDGISKVNKLSKEELSNYSDYYRTVFNEVMSFAIKGKSKVNKIDNYIKYANKVRFILESHARSHYKIEYATVASAIELSKYYDIPNESIEDLKESLDIINSLSHGISFIDNHYNDLSVTEVHEAIRKVIGIIYNKDKQHVSAICSGVLNKENKEELQKWI from the coding sequence ATGTTAAATAAATTAGAAAATGTTAGTTATAAATCATTTGATAATTACACTAGTAACGATAATTTGACTAAAGTAAATATATTCTTTGGAAGAAATGGGAGTGGAAAAAGTTCATTAAGTGAGTGGTTAAGAAGATTAGATAATGAAAAAAGCGTTATTTTTAATACTAGTTACTTAAAAAGTAACATTGAACAAGTTGAAGAAATCGATGGTGTGAGTTTGGTTATTGGAGAAGAATCTATAAATCATAGTGACCAAATTAAACATTTAAAGGGTGCTATAAATAATTTAGAAAATTTTATTACTCGGAAAGATAATGAAATTATGCATTCAAAAAAAAGAATTTACGATAAAATGAATATTAGACTAAATGAAGCTAGAAAAAAATTTGAAATCGATAGTAATGTGGTTAAGCAGAAGAGGAATGCTGACAAAGATCCTGTTAATGCTTTTTATAGTTGGAAGAAAAATGCTAACGATATAATTGAAGAGACGACTATAGAATCTTTAGATGAATTAGAAGAAAGAATAACCAGCAAAGAAGTTTTATTAAATAATATAAAAACCCCTATTTTAGCTTTTGATTATGATGAGTTTAGTAATATGGTAAAATTACTGATGAAAGAAGTAATTAAACCTACAAGTAGCGTAAGTTACAAAGTTTCTAAATGGCTAAAAGATGGCTTAGAAATTCATAACATGCAATCAAAAGAGGAAACATGTGAGTTTTGCGGTAACATATTTGATGTAGAATTGCTAAAAGAAAGTATAGATGTAAGAATAAAAAATGAATATAATTATTTAATTGGAAATTTAAATAATTATAAAACAAAAATAAATGAATCATTAAGTAATTTAGAAGATTTAAATATAGATATTGACTTAGTAGATTACTCAAATCAAAAAGAAGAACTTATTAGACTGTTACATATATTGGAAGATAAGGAAGTAAAGACATATGAACATCTTGAGTACCCTATGGATAATTGGGAATCAATAAATATAATAGATAATATCGTTAATAGTTATATTGAAAATTTAAAAAAAGAAATACAAAATGATAAAAAGATTAGAGATTCAATTGCGGATTTTGTGAAATCATGGATTGGCAAGAAGCTAAAAAATGATGAAGAAATTCAAATGGAAATTTCTAACATTAATAGTAATAGCAAACAAATAAAAGAATCAGAAGAATGTATAACAGAGAATGATGATTGGATAACAAAGTTGAAAACAAACTCATCTAACTTGAAACAGTTTAGTGAAATAGTAAATAAGAGATTTGAAACACTTGATATAAATATTGAATTAGAGCCTAATATTGAAATTAAGAGTTATAGAGTTTTACATAGAGTAACAAAAGAAAAACTTAAATTAGTTGATTTAAGTGAGGGGGAAAAACGATTAATAGGTTTCTTACATTTTTATTATAACTTATTTATGATAGCAGATAGTGAGATGAAAGAAAATATTGAGTATATAATCATAGATGATCCGATTACTAGTTTAGATACAGAAAATAGATATCATTTAACTAAAATTATCAATCAATTTATTGAGCTTTCCAAATCTGTAAATAAACAGGTTTTTGTGTTTACACATTCGTCTTTTGATTTCCATAATTTTGCTTTTAAAGGAAAGAATAATACCAAGGAAACTTCCTATTGGTATATTGAAAAAATTGATGGAATTAGTAAAGTAAATAAATTATCTAAAGAAGAGTTAAGCAATTATAGTGATTATTATAGGACAGTTTTTAACGAAGTAATGTCATTTGCTATAAAAGGTAAAAGTAAAGTCAATAAGATAGATAATTATATTAAATATGCAAATAAAGTGAGATTTATTTTAGAATCGCATGCTAGAAGCCATTATAAAATAGAATATGCGACGGTTGCTTCAGCTATTGAATTATCAAAATATTATGATATACCAAATGAAAGCATTGAAGACTTAAAAGAAAGTCTAGATATTATTAATAGTCTTTCTCATGGAATATCATTTATAGATAATCATTATAATGATTTATCTGTCACAGAAGTTCATGAGGCAATAAGAAAGGTGATTGGAATAATTTATAATAAAGATAAACAGCATGTAAGTGCAATATGTAGTGGAGTTTTAAATAAAGAAAATAAAGAAGAACTTCAAAAGTGGATTTAA
- a CDS encoding right-handed parallel beta-helix repeat-containing protein — MTNCIHVDKKGSDCGLGNVESPFLTIDKAATVAQPGDSIIVHEGIYREEITHINTGLSESRRISFEAAKDEQVIIKGSEEITGWQQIDGSIWKVEIDNTIFKDFNPFATKLFGDWLAVDNDKSLGQVYLNDQSLFEVSEYEQLADPKLVEKTLDHWTNKQVTYDYKDQSIYVWYAKVENDITTIYVNFHDFNPNNEVTEINVRKSAFRPFKTHTNYITIRNFEIANVATQWSPPTAAQTGMIDTHWSKGWIIENNTLYNAVCSAIAIGKEISTGDNLNTYRKDKPGYQYQIETVFKAANSDWNKETIGSHIVRNNVIHDCGQNAVVGHLGSAFSKIYNNHIYNIGNKREFFGYEIAGIKLHAAIDTQVYNNYVHNCSLGMWFDWQTQGTRISKNIFNDNTRDLFVEVSSGPYIVDNNILTADYALDNHAQGGAYVNNIINGEIVHRLMLDRATPYHVPHSTLIAGFAPVYGGDDRFYNNIFIGQEGIPNVGTEIYNGYNTSLSEFKEAVAKEEGDHESFHKIKQPVYIEDNAYFNKADQFNREDRNFIDESVNPDLSIVEEGNDVYLNISVPESFIEFKGQVYDTETLPKVRIVDADFEDENGNSLTLNTDLNDDLREHESMIGPLQTLTAGNNKVKIWTKNNAK, encoded by the coding sequence ATGACAAATTGTATTCATGTAGATAAAAAAGGTTCAGATTGTGGATTAGGTAATGTTGAATCACCGTTCTTAACAATAGATAAAGCTGCTACAGTTGCACAACCTGGAGACAGTATCATTGTGCATGAAGGGATATATCGCGAAGAAATAACACATATAAACACTGGATTAAGTGAGTCTAGAAGAATTTCATTTGAAGCAGCCAAAGACGAACAGGTGATTATTAAAGGCTCTGAAGAAATAACAGGATGGCAACAAATCGATGGCAGTATATGGAAAGTTGAAATAGATAACACGATATTTAAAGATTTTAACCCATTTGCAACAAAATTATTTGGGGATTGGTTGGCAGTCGATAACGATAAGAGTTTAGGACAAGTGTATTTAAACGATCAATCACTTTTTGAAGTAAGTGAATATGAACAATTAGCTGACCCGAAATTGGTTGAAAAAACACTAGATCATTGGACAAATAAACAAGTTACTTATGATTATAAAGACCAATCAATCTATGTCTGGTACGCAAAAGTAGAAAACGATATAACAACGATATATGTGAATTTTCATGACTTTAACCCAAATAATGAAGTAACAGAAATAAATGTTAGAAAAAGTGCATTTCGTCCCTTCAAAACGCATACAAATTATATTACAATAAGAAACTTTGAAATTGCGAATGTGGCAACGCAATGGTCGCCCCCAACTGCAGCACAGACAGGCATGATTGATACACATTGGAGTAAAGGGTGGATTATCGAAAATAACACACTTTATAACGCCGTGTGTAGTGCGATTGCGATAGGTAAAGAAATTTCAACAGGTGACAATTTAAATACTTATAGAAAAGATAAACCAGGTTATCAATATCAAATAGAAACCGTCTTTAAGGCAGCCAATAGTGATTGGAATAAAGAAACTATAGGGTCACATATCGTTAGAAATAATGTGATACATGATTGTGGACAAAATGCAGTAGTAGGACATCTAGGAAGTGCCTTTAGTAAAATATATAATAACCATATTTATAATATAGGTAATAAGAGAGAATTTTTTGGTTATGAAATTGCAGGTATCAAGTTGCATGCTGCGATAGATACACAAGTGTACAACAATTATGTTCATAATTGCTCACTAGGTATGTGGTTTGATTGGCAGACACAAGGCACAAGAATAAGTAAGAACATATTTAACGATAATACTAGAGACTTGTTCGTAGAAGTAAGTAGCGGTCCGTATATTGTAGATAATAATATACTAACTGCGGATTATGCTTTAGACAACCATGCACAAGGTGGGGCTTACGTTAATAATATTATTAATGGCGAAATAGTACATAGGTTAATGTTGGATAGAGCAACGCCATACCATGTACCACACAGTACATTAATAGCAGGATTTGCACCAGTTTATGGTGGAGATGATAGATTTTATAACAATATATTTATTGGACAAGAAGGTATACCTAATGTTGGAACTGAAATTTATAATGGTTATAACACGTCACTATCAGAATTTAAAGAAGCGGTTGCTAAAGAAGAAGGCGATCATGAGTCATTTCATAAGATAAAACAACCAGTATATATTGAAGATAATGCATATTTTAATAAAGCAGATCAATTTAATAGAGAAGATCGTAATTTTATAGATGAAAGTGTTAACCCTGATTTATCAATAGTCGAAGAAGGTAATGATGTGTATTTAAATATCTCTGTACCAGAATCATTTATTGAATTTAAAGGACAAGTATACGATACTGAGACATTACCTAAAGTACGTATTGTTGATGCAGACTTTGAAGATGAAAATGGCAATTCACTAACACTCAACACAGATTTAAATGATGATCTGAGAGAACATGAGTCTATGATAGGCCCACTTCAAACGCTAACTGCTGGAAATAATAAAGTTAAAATTTGGACTAAAAATAATGCGAAATAA
- a CDS encoding MBL fold metallo-hydrolase: MNRLIRMSVLASGSTGNATYVENDKGSILVDAGLTGKKMEELFGQIDKQIKDLNGILVTHEHSDHIKGLGVLARKYNLPIYANEKTWSAIEKKDSKIPMDQKFIFNPYETKSLAGFDIESFNVSHDAIDPQFYIFHNNYKKFTILTDTGYVSDRMKGMIQGSDAFVFESNHDVDMLRMCGYPWKTKQRILSDMGHVSNEDAAHAMTDVITGSTKRIYLSHLSQDNNMKDLARMSVGQVLNEHDIDTQREVLLCDTDKANATPIYTL; encoded by the coding sequence GTGAATCGCTTGATACGTATGAGTGTATTAGCGAGTGGTAGTACAGGAAACGCCACTTATGTGGAAAATGATAAAGGCAGCATCCTAGTTGACGCAGGTTTGACTGGGAAGAAAATGGAAGAACTTTTTGGACAAATTGATAAACAGATTAAAGACTTAAACGGCATTTTAGTTACCCACGAACATTCAGACCATATTAAAGGATTAGGCGTATTAGCACGTAAATACAACTTACCTATTTATGCGAACGAAAAAACATGGTCAGCCATCGAAAAGAAAGACAGTAAAATTCCAATGGATCAAAAATTCATCTTTAATCCATATGAAACGAAATCATTAGCTGGCTTCGATATCGAATCGTTTAACGTTTCACATGATGCCATCGACCCACAATTTTATATTTTCCATAATAACTATAAGAAATTTACGATTTTAACAGACACAGGTTACGTTTCAGATCGCATGAAAGGTATGATTCAGGGCAGCGACGCATTCGTCTTTGAAAGTAACCACGATGTAGATATGCTACGCATGTGTGGTTATCCATGGAAGACAAAACAACGTATCTTGAGCGATATGGGACACGTTTCCAATGAAGATGCAGCACACGCAATGACAGACGTCATTACAGGCAGCACTAAACGCATTTACCTATCTCACTTATCTCAAGATAACAACATGAAAGACCTAGCCCGCATGAGCGTCGGACAAGTTCTAAATGAACACGACATCGACACACAACGCGAAGTATTGTTGTGCGATACAGATAAAGCCAATGCTACACCGATATATACGTTATAA
- a CDS encoding LPXTG cell wall anchor domain-containing protein, with protein MSTSLMGYSVTSTPSVEAKDKADLNIETHSNSENMLEKRIQEGKEKIDKLKNIKDSQKDASIKEIIKAKSTEEVEAILKKAKKVDNKIIKQNKVQSHLIENDKKEVSEDKENVKSELDDQKNIASSVKEKSNHIEEQDSNELFDQQGLQDNTCDANLNQRDTKQDIAHLFDDSVNFSNLVDIGKLNEGSKDIADMNDSEENKNTTSENDKSAVKENNQDGLAFKDTSNTESNQMQQSDEIKKDIDKVTTNHSKVKDNLDYYVENKENNLKILDSRLSERDSISAKNKEKLKKEIEKTQQSLKKQNEIVSNHLQSVNNKEQAVKDIVSGTFDEKSAQSILERIDTKGKTDQQIASQVVSELDNLSTTTSDDILKSMFDKTSDKQELIKTILSTKFDHIDTSKIVGEIMRKNPSNEQIVALIKHHFGDNVTSDDILENILDQSHDKRKALETMLATKLNDAKAKALADVIAKKEDSKHNLLNLMKSGINNELNDLLKADKDISKFKDDMHGLFEPLKYTPSLSNKFDGSFLDRAEQMRKLSGNSKLLGTPSLFDDLFNRNSILDGIKDISNPSPGRALSLGDSSGSFLSGLFDNNGDFSLPDTGTVVKKSTILLGILLFIIGGGLIWFTKRNKSKNCKY; from the coding sequence ATGAGCACTTCTTTAATGGGATATAGTGTGACTTCAACACCATCAGTAGAAGCAAAAGATAAGGCTGATTTAAATATTGAGACACATTCGAATAGTGAAAATATGCTAGAAAAACGCATTCAAGAAGGTAAAGAAAAAATTGATAAACTAAAAAACATTAAAGATAGTCAGAAAGATGCTTCTATTAAAGAAATTATAAAAGCTAAAAGTACAGAAGAAGTTGAAGCAATATTGAAGAAAGCAAAAAAGGTTGATAATAAAATCATTAAACAGAATAAAGTGCAGAGTCATTTAATTGAAAATGACAAAAAGGAAGTATCTGAAGATAAGGAAAATGTAAAAAGTGAGTTAGATGATCAAAAAAATATAGCTTCTTCTGTTAAAGAAAAGTCTAACCATATTGAAGAACAAGATAGTAATGAATTGTTCGATCAACAAGGTCTGCAAGATAATACGTGTGATGCTAATTTAAATCAAAGAGATACAAAGCAAGATATAGCTCATTTGTTTGATGATAGTGTTAATTTTTCCAATTTAGTTGATATAGGTAAACTAAATGAAGGAAGTAAAGATATAGCAGATATGAATGATAGTGAAGAAAATAAAAATACGACTTCAGAAAATGACAAAAGCGCTGTTAAAGAAAACAACCAAGACGGTTTAGCATTTAAAGATACATCTAATACTGAGAGTAATCAAATGCAACAATCAGACGAAATTAAAAAAGACATCGATAAAGTTACGACAAACCATTCAAAAGTAAAAGATAATTTAGATTATTATGTTGAAAATAAAGAAAATAATTTAAAAATATTGGATTCAAGGCTTTCTGAACGAGACTCAATATCTGCTAAAAACAAAGAAAAATTGAAAAAAGAAATAGAAAAAACGCAACAAAGTCTAAAGAAACAAAATGAGATTGTATCAAATCATTTACAATCTGTAAATAATAAAGAACAAGCTGTAAAAGATATTGTTAGTGGTACTTTTGATGAAAAGAGTGCACAATCTATTTTAGAACGTATAGATACAAAAGGTAAAACAGATCAACAAATCGCGAGTCAAGTTGTTAGTGAGTTAGATAACTTATCTACTACTACGAGTGATGATATTTTAAAATCTATGTTTGATAAAACATCTGATAAGCAAGAACTTATTAAAACGATATTATCAACTAAATTTGATCATATAGATACATCAAAAATCGTTGGTGAAATAATGCGTAAAAATCCGAGTAACGAACAAATTGTAGCTTTAATCAAACATCATTTTGGTGACAATGTTACAAGCGATGATATTTTAGAAAATATATTGGACCAATCTCATGATAAACGTAAAGCTTTAGAAACAATGCTAGCTACGAAATTAAATGATGCTAAAGCTAAAGCGCTTGCTGACGTTATTGCCAAAAAAGAAGATTCTAAGCATAACTTATTAAATCTAATGAAATCGGGAATTAATAATGAGTTGAATGATTTATTAAAGGCTGATAAAGATATAAGTAAATTTAAAGATGATATGCATGGTTTGTTTGAACCATTAAAATATACGCCAAGTTTATCAAATAAATTTGATGGGAGTTTTTTAGACAGAGCTGAACAGATGCGAAAATTAAGTGGAAATTCAAAATTACTTGGTACACCAAGTCTATTTGACGATTTATTCAATAGAAACAGTATATTAGATGGAATTAAGGATATATCTAATCCTTCGCCTGGTCGTGCTTTATCTCTAGGTGATTCCTCGGGTAGCTTTTTAAGTGGTTTATTTGACAATAATGGTGATTTTTCTTTACCTGATACAGGAACAGTAGTAAAAAAATCAACAATTCTATTAGGGATTCTACTTTTTATTATAGGTGGTGGATTAATATGGTTCACCAAACGAAATAAATCGAAAAATTGTAAATATTAA
- a CDS encoding amidase domain-containing protein, with protein sequence MKQQKLLVCLLSTSLLIPSFSINDVSAESLEKSATTSESSDVYKEKDEEQAKQSHSSKNGNDEKNKAIDEKENSERKSKLNSTKDERTTEDINNKRHKTSDNESSNEKIPSSFENSFNDSSFYDSLNVFKPEPFKSDNVGLSELLNQLFSNNKMKQTSTIENNDVQNEENDSQNDDTSIDQINPNTTYSDDSDESNTNNLEKNSDKGSLQDDIDDVQTSEKSEKDDIDNKSESNKLPVDKNQKKDDGDSKQSSQQDRSYEEANNDADDLDNKDNDTPATENDNANSDDENADKSDTKSDDKVLDAILDEYSEDAKNNKKQYDAQKDDLSNGNSKSKENNSEKQASNTNANPQLPSESQLAKKEKPAQSFENDINQSNIRSTATFQQLPNLSDDNNNSNDITITESKNTRDFIKTVAQDAHDIGQDEDIYASVMIAQAILESDSGTSDLASSPHFNLFGIKGAYEGQSATFNTLEDNGNHTFQISANFRSYPSKKESLEDYANLIKHGIDGNPDIYKPTWKSEAYSYRSATMHLATTYATDSQYADKLNSIINHYDLTQFDNKKMPDLDNYKANNDDYDSAFKPFSQTTNDSPYPHGQCTWYVYNRMAQFDKYVSGDLGDARNWNNRAERKNYAVSSTPKAHTAVVFEAGQQGADQIYGHVAFVEKVNDDGSIVISESNIKGLGIVSYRTIDADAATELSYITGNN encoded by the coding sequence ATGAAACAACAAAAATTATTAGTCTGCTTGCTTTCAACTTCTTTACTTATTCCATCATTTTCTATCAACGATGTTAGTGCCGAATCTTTAGAAAAAAGTGCCACAACTTCTGAATCAAGTGACGTGTATAAGGAAAAAGATGAGGAGCAAGCTAAGCAATCACATTCATCAAAAAATGGAAATGATGAAAAGAATAAAGCTATTGATGAAAAGGAAAATAGTGAACGCAAGAGTAAGTTAAATAGTACAAAAGATGAAAGGACTACAGAAGATATTAATAATAAAAGACATAAAACTTCTGATAATGAATCATCCAACGAAAAAATACCAAGTTCATTTGAAAATTCTTTTAATGATTCATCGTTTTATGATAGTTTGAATGTTTTCAAGCCAGAACCTTTTAAGAGTGACAATGTTGGGCTATCTGAATTATTAAATCAACTGTTCTCTAATAATAAAATGAAACAAACTTCTACTATAGAGAATAACGATGTACAAAACGAGGAGAATGACAGTCAAAATGATGATACATCTATAGATCAAATAAATCCAAATACGACATATTCGGATGATAGTGACGAATCAAATACTAACAATTTAGAAAAAAATAGTGATAAGGGTTCACTACAAGATGACATTGATGATGTACAGACATCTGAGAAGTCAGAGAAAGATGATATAGATAATAAGTCTGAATCAAACAAACTTCCAGTTGATAAAAATCAAAAAAAAGATGATGGTGATTCAAAACAATCCTCCCAACAAGATCGATCTTATGAAGAAGCAAATAATGATGCTGATGATCTAGACAACAAAGATAATGACACACCTGCTACTGAAAACGATAATGCCAATAGTGATGACGAAAATGCTGATAAATCAGATACAAAATCTGACGATAAAGTATTAGATGCAATTTTAGACGAGTATAGTGAAGATGCTAAAAATAATAAAAAACAATATGATGCTCAAAAAGATGATTTATCAAATGGAAATAGTAAAAGTAAGGAAAATAATTCTGAGAAACAGGCATCGAATACAAATGCTAATCCTCAATTACCTTCTGAATCACAATTAGCTAAAAAAGAAAAGCCAGCTCAATCATTTGAAAACGACATAAACCAATCAAACATCAGATCTACTGCAACTTTCCAACAATTGCCAAATTTATCGGATGATAATAACAATTCTAACGATATAACAATTACTGAAAGTAAAAATACACGAGATTTTATTAAAACAGTTGCACAAGACGCTCACGACATAGGTCAAGATGAAGATATTTATGCATCTGTTATGATTGCCCAAGCCATATTAGAATCTGACTCAGGCACTAGCGATCTTGCTAGTTCACCACATTTCAATTTATTTGGAATAAAAGGAGCTTATGAAGGTCAGTCGGCTACATTTAATACACTCGAAGATAATGGCAACCATACGTTCCAAATTTCAGCAAACTTCCGCAGTTATCCAAGCAAAAAAGAATCATTGGAAGATTATGCCAATTTAATCAAACACGGCATCGATGGTAACCCGGACATTTATAAACCAACATGGAAAAGTGAAGCTTATAGTTACCGTTCAGCAACAATGCATTTGGCTACCACATACGCGACTGATTCACAATACGCGGACAAATTAAATAGTATTATCAACCACTATGACTTAACACAGTTTGATAATAAAAAAATGCCTGATTTAGATAACTACAAAGCGAACAACGATGATTATGATTCAGCTTTCAAACCATTTTCACAAACAACAAATGACTCTCCTTATCCTCATGGGCAATGTACATGGTATGTTTATAATCGCATGGCACAGTTCGACAAATATGTGAGTGGTGATTTAGGCGACGCACGAAACTGGAATAATCGAGCAGAAAGAAAAAATTATGCTGTTTCTTCAACACCAAAAGCTCACACTGCCGTTGTATTTGAGGCAGGTCAACAAGGGGCAGACCAGATCTACGGTCATGTAGCTTTTGTAGAAAAAGTTAACGATGATGGTTCTATCGTTATATCAGAATCAAACATTAAAGGACTTGGTATCGTTTCTTATAGAACAATTGATGCAGATGCTGCAACTGAATTGAGTTACATTACAGGTAATAACTAG
- a CDS encoding MFS transporter codes for MDKISGTHDSSYADESQVNGSTKLRTSEKVVFGVGDFGANYSWTFIASFIIIYMTDVVGIAGSVIGTIILFCRFADGFSDIFMGSIIDNTNTKMGKAKPWVFWTAPVLGVLTFMLFNVPTSFSYTGQIAYIFIVYFLISVIFYTANNVAYSSLVSFMTKDEKDRVSLGSIRFIFSNLSVLCITTFTVYFVTSFGDNQQGWTYTSAIYALLCAIPLMITGYFVKERNVAEKQYHEVKKTKRIPFSLIIKSLITEKYFLITIVLYLLWYLRQTDNSMRIYYATYIFNDANVMAIMSIATLLPTILGLLVAPQFAEKVGIKNSIIIGLILSIISYIMMGIFSENLILLVVGLIIHGIGLVPFTAALSGIVADVGDIIYWKTGVPVQGSIFSLASAGMKIGSGLQSAIVGWSLSVGGYVAGASVQSQSTIFAIKSMQIYFPLLAVAIVTIFTLFLNYEKFIKHIKEQIRTNNVGEMRDKQIYK; via the coding sequence ATGGATAAAATTTCGGGTACGCATGATAGTTCTTATGCTGACGAAAGCCAAGTTAATGGTTCAACTAAGTTACGCACTTCTGAGAAAGTTGTATTTGGGGTAGGGGATTTTGGTGCTAATTACAGTTGGACTTTTATTGCATCATTTATCATTATTTATATGACAGATGTAGTAGGTATAGCAGGCTCAGTTATTGGAACTATTATACTTTTTTGTCGTTTTGCAGATGGTTTTTCAGACATTTTTATGGGAAGTATTATAGATAATACAAATACTAAAATGGGTAAAGCCAAGCCTTGGGTCTTTTGGACAGCACCTGTATTAGGCGTTTTAACATTCATGTTATTTAATGTGCCAACGTCGTTTAGTTATACAGGTCAAATTGCATATATTTTTATCGTATATTTTTTGATTTCAGTTATTTTTTATACAGCAAATAATGTTGCTTATTCATCATTAGTATCATTTATGACTAAAGATGAAAAAGATAGAGTTTCACTAGGGAGTATACGTTTTATATTTTCTAATTTAAGTGTGTTATGTATAACAACTTTCACTGTCTATTTTGTAACAAGTTTTGGCGATAATCAGCAAGGTTGGACATATACTTCAGCTATATACGCGTTGTTATGTGCAATCCCGTTAATGATTACAGGTTATTTTGTAAAAGAAAGAAATGTGGCCGAAAAGCAATATCATGAAGTTAAAAAAACAAAGCGCATTCCATTTAGTTTAATTATTAAATCTTTAATAACTGAAAAATATTTTCTGATTACAATCGTCTTGTATTTATTGTGGTATTTGAGACAGACAGATAATAGTATGAGAATCTATTACGCAACGTACATTTTTAATGACGCAAATGTAATGGCAATTATGAGTATAGCGACACTATTACCTACCATTTTAGGATTATTAGTAGCACCCCAATTTGCCGAAAAAGTAGGTATCAAAAATAGTATTATTATCGGGTTAATCCTATCTATTATTTCGTATATTATGATGGGCATATTCTCAGAGAACTTAATACTTTTAGTCGTTGGATTAATTATTCATGGAATCGGATTAGTACCTTTTACAGCAGCATTAAGCGGTATTGTAGCAGATGTTGGAGATATCATTTATTGGAAGACAGGCGTACCAGTACAAGGCTCAATATTCAGTTTAGCAAGTGCTGGCATGAAGATTGGTTCAGGTTTACAATCTGCAATTGTTGGATGGTCACTATCCGTAGGTGGCTATGTTGCCGGTGCATCAGTTCAATCACAAAGTACCATTTTTGCGATAAAATCCATGCAGATTTATTTTCCATTATTAGCAGTCGCTATCGTAACGATATTCACTTTATTTTTGAATTATGAAAAATTTATTAAACACATAAAAGAACAAATTAGAACAAATAACGTAGGTGAAATGAGAGACAAACAAATATATAAATAA